The Ornithinimicrobium sufpigmenti genome includes the window TCACCGACGGAGACACACGCTGACATCCTCGATCGGGCGATCGCGCGCGGCGTCCCTACGTTCTGCGAAAAGCCCGTATCGACCGAGCTCGTTGAGATCGCGGACTTGGCCGTCACGGCAGCCCAGTCTCAGACAGACGTGCAGGTGGGTTTCCACTACCGGTTCGACCCGGCGCTCCGAACTCTGGCCGCAGGTCTGTCGACGACCGACGGGCCGCACCAGGTCCGCGTGCACAGCACCACCGAGTTCGCTCCCTCCCAGGAGTACCTGGCCGGCGCCGGCGGCCTCATCCTGGACAAGCTGATCCACGAGCTCGACATGCTCCGGTGGCTGACCGGAGCAGAGGTCAGCCACGTCTCTGCGCTTGCGCTGTCCCCTGAGGCCCCAGCATCCGAGCCGATGACCGCATCGCTCACGCTGCAGCTCAACGATGGTGGGCTCGCCACCATCTGGGGCGCGTACCGCTCCTCGGCGGGATTCGACCTGACCGTCGAGGTCGAAAACACTGGCGGCGTTCAGGTGATGGGGAGCCGCCGGCCGGCCACGGAGATGCCCACCCAGGTCGGCCCCAGCAAGATCACCGACTTCCGCGATCGCTTCGCGACGGCCTATGAGCTGGAGATGACGGCGTTCCTCGACCTGGCTCAAGGCACGGGTAAGAACCCAAGTGACCTCGACGAGGCCGTTCGAACCCACCAGCTCGTCGAGGCCGCTCGCACCGCTCTGCTGACGGGTACCGTAGTTGCCGTGGAGGACATATCCCCACGTCAGCAGAGCAAGGGAAAGACGAGAACATGACTGGTGATGCCGCCCAGGTGACCCCCGCGCGGCGTCAGCAGGTGAAATCGCTGTCCCGTAGCACCGAGATCCTGCGCGTCCTTGCCGACCGCCCGATGCGACCTGCCGAGTTGTCCCGTGAGCTTGGCCAGCCCTGGGCGACCATCTACCGCTCGATTCGCGTGCTGGCCCAGGAGGGGGTGCTGCAGCGCGACCTCGACACGGGTGAGTACTCCATCGGACCGACACTGTGGAGCTTGGCCACCACCTACCTGC containing:
- a CDS encoding Gfo/Idh/MocA family oxidoreductase, with amino-acid sequence MRVGLTGVGRVGEVHLKNLCGSSGVSEVLVHDAHRARAESVAEEHGARVVTSFDDLLCSVDALVVASPTETHADILDRAIARGVPTFCEKPVSTELVEIADLAVTAAQSQTDVQVGFHYRFDPALRTLAAGLSTTDGPHQVRVHSTTEFAPSQEYLAGAGGLILDKLIHELDMLRWLTGAEVSHVSALALSPEAPASEPMTASLTLQLNDGGLATIWGAYRSSAGFDLTVEVENTGGVQVMGSRRPATEMPTQVGPSKITDFRDRFATAYELEMTAFLDLAQGTGKNPSDLDEAVRTHQLVEAARTALLTGTVVAVEDISPRQQSKGKTRT